The Bacillus carboniphilus genome window below encodes:
- a CDS encoding SDR family oxidoreductase produces the protein MSLKNKVVMITGASKGLGRALTLAFAKEGAKLAICARGLEKLNAVKEEALALGAEVLAFSVDTSSTKDVDRFVSITETTFGKVDVLINNASIFGPGPLYLADYPERDFEEVVRVNILNPFFMTKRVLPVMFAQGGGSIINVTSEAGRTGFAEWGAYGISKFGVEGMTQTWADELKDTGIRINAVDPGEMDTEMHRIAVPDCDYDLANPNDVVGVFLYLSSDKSIGLNGQRFEAQAFKGGEGLL, from the coding sequence ATGAGCTTAAAAAATAAAGTCGTCATGATTACAGGGGCTTCAAAGGGGTTAGGAAGGGCATTAACATTGGCTTTTGCTAAAGAAGGAGCCAAGTTAGCCATCTGCGCAAGAGGTTTGGAAAAACTTAATGCTGTGAAAGAAGAAGCTCTGGCGTTAGGGGCAGAGGTACTAGCCTTCTCGGTAGATACTTCGTCTACAAAAGATGTTGACCGTTTTGTTTCTATTACAGAGACTACCTTCGGAAAAGTGGATGTTCTTATAAACAATGCTTCCATCTTTGGGCCAGGTCCATTGTATTTGGCAGATTATCCAGAGCGAGATTTTGAAGAGGTTGTTCGCGTAAACATCCTAAATCCATTTTTTATGACAAAAAGAGTGTTGCCGGTCATGTTTGCTCAAGGAGGTGGCTCGATTATCAATGTCACATCAGAGGCAGGGCGGACAGGGTTTGCTGAATGGGGTGCATACGGTATATCAAAATTTGGAGTGGAAGGAATGACGCAGACATGGGCGGATGAACTTAAAGATACCGGAATTCGAATCAATGCCGTAGATCCTGGTGAGATGGACACGGAAATGCACAGGATAGCCGTGCCAGATTGTGACTATGATTTGGCCAATCCAAACGATGTTGTCGGTGTATTTTTATATTTATCTTCAGACAAATCTATAGGATTAAATGGACAACGATTTGAAGCTCAAGCTTTCAAAGGAGGAGAGGGTCTCTTATGA
- a CDS encoding FAD-dependent oxidoreductase, which produces MSKDEHIPHSPEPFWRESTELPSFPKLEENKYFDCIIVGGGITGITTAYLLSKEGIKVGLIEADKILNGTTGHTTAKITAQHDLIYDEFINHFGKEQAKAYYEVNTQALRFIEKTIEEHNIDCDFSKEDAYLYATTDQYAKKIEKEYKAYQQLGIPGELLQQLPFDLSIKAAVVMKEQAQFHPLKYLAKLASIIKENGVVIFENTVAVDIQKGAHPKVITRDGHEITSKYIVMASHFPFHDDKKSLFFSRMYADRSYVVSIKPEKDFPGGMYLSVDKPIRSIRYTPLNGEKLLIIGGEGHKTGQGIDTLTHYKALEQFASDVFGIKEMTNKWSAQDLYTLDKLPYIGPLAEDAPNIFVATGYKKWGMTTSTVAASLITDAIKEVQNPYAELFSPSRFYADPSIKKFLMTNGDVAKHLLKGKLEYVGRTLDDIENDEGAVVNINGQRTGVYKDTEGKVHMVDTTCTHMGCEVEWNHGERTWDCPCHGSRFSVDGGVIEGPAKKPLKRVDEA; this is translated from the coding sequence TTGTCAAAAGATGAACACATCCCCCATTCTCCAGAGCCATTTTGGAGGGAATCCACAGAACTCCCATCTTTTCCAAAGCTAGAGGAGAATAAATATTTTGATTGCATTATTGTTGGTGGCGGCATCACAGGGATTACCACAGCTTACCTTTTATCAAAAGAAGGAATAAAAGTCGGACTCATTGAAGCCGACAAAATCTTAAATGGTACCACTGGACACACAACAGCAAAAATTACTGCACAGCATGACCTGATTTATGATGAATTTATCAATCATTTTGGAAAAGAACAGGCAAAAGCCTATTATGAAGTCAATACTCAAGCTTTACGGTTTATTGAAAAAACGATTGAAGAGCACAATATTGATTGTGATTTTAGCAAAGAAGACGCCTACCTTTACGCTACCACTGATCAATATGCAAAGAAGATTGAAAAAGAATATAAAGCCTATCAACAATTAGGGATTCCAGGTGAACTACTACAGCAGCTACCATTTGATCTCTCAATTAAAGCTGCAGTCGTCATGAAAGAGCAGGCACAATTCCACCCACTGAAATACTTAGCTAAACTAGCCTCCATTATAAAAGAAAACGGAGTTGTGATATTCGAAAACACCGTTGCAGTGGATATTCAAAAAGGGGCACACCCAAAAGTCATTACTCGTGACGGTCATGAAATTACCAGTAAATATATAGTCATGGCCTCTCATTTTCCTTTTCATGATGATAAGAAGAGCCTGTTCTTTTCAAGAATGTATGCCGACCGTTCCTATGTTGTTAGTATAAAGCCAGAGAAGGATTTCCCAGGTGGTATGTATTTAAGTGTAGACAAGCCTATTCGCTCCATTCGCTATACACCGCTTAATGGGGAAAAGTTGCTAATTATTGGAGGAGAAGGACACAAAACGGGGCAAGGTATCGATACCTTAACCCATTACAAAGCTCTCGAACAATTCGCTAGTGATGTGTTTGGTATTAAAGAAATGACGAATAAGTGGTCTGCTCAAGACTTATATACACTTGATAAACTTCCATACATTGGGCCATTAGCGGAAGATGCACCGAACATCTTTGTTGCTACAGGATATAAAAAATGGGGAATGACAACAAGTACTGTTGCAGCCTCTCTTATTACAGATGCAATTAAAGAGGTTCAAAACCCTTATGCCGAGCTATTTTCTCCTTCACGTTTTTATGCGGACCCAAGTATAAAGAAGTTCCTTATGACAAACGGAGATGTAGCTAAGCATTTACTGAAAGGGAAGCTTGAGTATGTAGGAAGAACACTAGATGATATCGAAAACGACGAAGGAGCTGTCGTTAATATAAACGGTCAGCGCACTGGTGTTTATAAAGACACTGAAGGAAAGGTACATATGGTCGACACGACCTGTACCCACATGGGCTGCGAAGTGGAATGGAATCATGGTGAACGGACTTGGGATTGTCCATGTCATGGTTCTAGGTTTTCGGTTGATGGTGGTGTAATCGAAGGTCCTGCTAAAAAACCGTTAAAAAGAGTTGATGAAGCTTAA
- a CDS encoding SRPBCC family protein gives MSFSNTIEINKPIDEVFSAVSNFLQYPDIFDHVEEMAKITDGPIEVGTKFKETRLIRGFKAYATLEILTYNPSKQLVVKNEPSGLVIVQDYIFEQTGQGTRVQLTSKVKTKGLRNLLTKPVMTKILKKEDVENLESFKKYIEGVRE, from the coding sequence ATGTCCTTTTCTAATACAATTGAGATAAACAAGCCTATTGATGAGGTATTTTCAGCAGTGAGTAACTTTTTACAATATCCGGATATATTTGACCATGTTGAGGAAATGGCAAAGATAACAGATGGGCCTATCGAAGTAGGAACGAAATTTAAAGAGACAAGGCTCATTCGAGGGTTTAAGGCGTATGCAACGTTAGAAATCCTAACCTATAATCCGTCTAAGCAACTAGTGGTCAAAAATGAACCAAGTGGACTTGTTATTGTGCAGGACTATATTTTTGAACAAACGGGACAAGGGACAAGAGTCCAATTGACGAGTAAGGTGAAAACGAAAGGCTTACGTAACTTGTTAACAAAGCCTGTTATGACTAAGATTCTAAAAAAAGAAGATGTTGAAAATCTAGAGAGCTTCAAGAAGTATATAGAAGGTGTTAGGGAATAG
- a CDS encoding DUF3231 family protein, producing the protein MGVLSGNPQNEPLHYGEVFAVWGYLSVTKGNIAGYQVLSNHTGDEDLKKLLEDSIQDMKREEEKLEEILKVNGIALPPAPPERPYATIESIPAGARINDPEVSAKVSADIAAGLIACSQAIGQSVREDIAMMFGQFHMTKAQYGAKLLRLNKEKGWLIPPPLHVGTPEDC; encoded by the coding sequence ATGGGCGTATTAAGTGGAAATCCACAAAATGAACCTTTGCATTATGGTGAAGTATTTGCAGTTTGGGGATATCTTTCAGTAACTAAGGGAAATATTGCTGGTTATCAAGTGTTAAGTAATCATACTGGTGACGAGGATTTGAAGAAACTACTTGAAGATTCTATCCAAGATATGAAACGCGAAGAAGAAAAACTAGAAGAAATTTTAAAAGTGAATGGAATTGCTCTACCACCTGCTCCTCCAGAGCGTCCGTATGCTACCATTGAAAGCATACCAGCGGGAGCACGCATCAATGACCCAGAGGTTAGCGCAAAAGTATCTGCTGATATCGCTGCTGGACTCATTGCTTGTAGCCAAGCGATTGGGCAGTCAGTTCGTGAGGATATTGCTATGATGTTTGGTCAATTCCATATGACAAAAGCGCAGTATGGGGCAAAATTATTACGTTTAAATAAAGAAAAAGGTTGGTTAATCCCACCTCCATTACATGTTGGTACACCTGAAGATTGTTAA
- a CDS encoding L,D-transpeptidase → MDKKVKSSFEKKDIILLLSIFYILGIITATVGFFLLWPNDTVQEEPKKMYSELYVSDISIHRDQPQLAQEQSVQTTDTLWEVTTVLRSAIYHYTKKNGFMPNDLTALTQPFPHNIISSIPKEPHTLSNQVSQHFTNKGGWVYEPKKINNKQMKENQLKQLISEALYPNVNVEGVNDIHFEPLRILVLKNSNELYLVADKTILRKYTVALGHLGSTPEGIHTINQKIMNPNSHVTPLEESPYGKRALGISQIAIHGTNSPEKIGENVSNGCIRMLNEEIKELYSIVPLFTEVEISSDMDVQADLSDKTDIYLQNTEMIYNQADQTWETDNSKVYHWSG, encoded by the coding sequence GTGGACAAGAAAGTGAAATCCTCATTTGAGAAAAAAGATATCATTTTATTACTATCTATTTTTTATATATTAGGAATTATTACTGCGACAGTGGGATTTTTTTTATTATGGCCAAATGATACTGTTCAGGAAGAACCAAAAAAAATGTATAGCGAACTGTATGTTTCAGATATAAGCATCCACCGAGACCAGCCTCAGTTAGCACAAGAGCAGTCGGTACAGACTACGGATACACTTTGGGAAGTAACGACTGTATTAAGAAGTGCTATTTATCACTACACTAAAAAAAATGGTTTTATGCCCAATGATTTAACTGCATTAACTCAACCATTCCCACATAACATTATCTCTTCTATACCAAAGGAACCACATACTCTCTCTAACCAAGTTTCACAACACTTCACTAATAAAGGAGGTTGGGTGTATGAACCGAAAAAAATAAACAATAAGCAGATGAAAGAAAATCAATTAAAGCAACTAATTTCAGAAGCCTTATACCCCAATGTAAACGTAGAAGGAGTGAATGATATTCACTTTGAGCCTCTGCGTATATTGGTTTTGAAGAATTCTAATGAATTGTACCTTGTAGCGGATAAAACTATTTTAAGGAAATACACAGTTGCTCTTGGCCACTTAGGTAGTACCCCGGAAGGAATTCATACCATTAATCAAAAAATCATGAATCCAAACAGTCATGTTACTCCACTCGAAGAAAGTCCATACGGGAAAAGAGCGTTAGGAATTTCTCAAATTGCTATACATGGTACCAATAGCCCGGAAAAAATTGGAGAGAATGTATCGAATGGGTGTATTCGCATGCTAAATGAAGAAATTAAAGAACTGTATTCTATTGTGCCTTTATTTACGGAGGTTGAGATAAGTTCTGATATGGATGTTCAAGCTGATTTAAGCGATAAGACTGATATCTATTTACAAAATACTGAGATGATTTATAATCAAGCGGATCAAACATGGGAAACAGATAACAGTAAGGTTTATCATTGGTCAGGTTAG